A region from the Sutcliffiella horikoshii genome encodes:
- a CDS encoding histidine phosphatase family protein, giving the protein MEILLIRHGQSEADILQVHEGRADYPLTELGRMQAKRLACRLNEHCPPDIIWTSTLKRASETAAILAEEVGCMLIKEPSLMEYNNGVLAGLPREVAATKYPLPPGGRKPHERIQNGESEIEFRMRVETALSKILAESSAVVRIAIVSHGGTISNLLRALLQLPVHTNVRFPTGDTGMHIIRKNDEGLSVVSLNCSEHLYNM; this is encoded by the coding sequence TTGGAGATACTATTAATAAGGCATGGACAATCAGAAGCAGATATTCTCCAAGTTCATGAGGGGAGAGCCGATTATCCCTTAACGGAACTTGGCAGGATGCAGGCAAAAAGGCTGGCTTGCCGATTAAACGAGCATTGTCCTCCAGATATCATATGGACAAGTACATTAAAAAGGGCGTCAGAAACGGCCGCCATATTGGCCGAGGAAGTGGGCTGCATGTTAATTAAAGAACCAAGTCTGATGGAATATAACAATGGGGTTTTGGCGGGCTTGCCTAGAGAAGTGGCAGCGACAAAATATCCATTGCCGCCGGGAGGAAGAAAACCTCATGAAAGAATTCAAAACGGGGAGTCTGAAATTGAATTCCGCATGAGAGTCGAAACGGCATTATCCAAGATCTTGGCTGAAAGTTCAGCTGTTGTGAGGATTGCTATTGTCTCGCATGGGGGGACCATATCCAATTTATTGAGAGCACTATTGCAGTTGCCTGTTCATACGAACGTCAGGTTCCCGACAGGAGATACAGGAATGCATATTATAAGGAAAAATGACGAGGGATTGTCTGTTGTTTCGTTGAATTGTTCTGAGCACTTATACAATATGTAA
- a CDS encoding superoxide dismutase family protein has protein sequence MRAKIFTLTFLICLILTGCMESKITALDVEIFNGTGDSLGVAKVSEDPNGVKIELNLEGLPPGEHAVHIHETGLCDAPDFKTAGNHFNPDDKQHGLMHPEGAHVGDLPNIIVEDDGTVIAELMAPQATLEEGKTSLFGKDGTAIIITENIDDGMTQPAGDSGERIACGVITKEVAEKNEAVEEPVDEAEEK, from the coding sequence ATGCGAGCTAAAATATTTACCCTGACTTTTTTAATATGCTTAATCCTGACAGGTTGTATGGAGAGCAAGATAACGGCACTTGATGTAGAGATATTTAATGGTACTGGTGACTCCCTTGGAGTGGCAAAAGTTTCGGAAGACCCAAATGGTGTCAAGATTGAATTAAATCTAGAGGGGCTTCCTCCTGGAGAGCATGCTGTACATATTCATGAAACAGGTTTATGCGATGCACCGGATTTTAAAACGGCAGGCAATCACTTTAACCCTGATGACAAACAGCATGGCTTAATGCATCCTGAAGGAGCACATGTGGGAGATTTGCCAAATATCATTGTGGAAGATGACGGGACGGTCATTGCAGAATTAATGGCACCTCAAGCAACGTTGGAGGAAGGAAAGACCTCTTTGTTTGGGAAAGATGGAACAGCTATTATCATTACAGAAAACATTGATGATGGCATGACGCAGCCTGCAGGTGACTCTGGAGAGAGAATAGCATGCGGTGTTATAACCAAAGAAGTAGCAGAGAAAAATGAAGCGGTAGAAGAACCAGTTGACGAAGCTGAGGAAAAATAA
- a CDS encoding peptidylprolyl isomerase encodes MKKWTMIMMLALILIVSGCGSSTNDENATSNNSTNEQQSEENAGQETGDGGNAEEVEVGEFQQFTNTSETIRTVEIETNKGKMVVNLYPDAAPKAVENFVTHAEDGYYDGLTFHRVIEDFMIQGGDPEGTGMGGESIWGQPFEDEFSREMLHFRGALSMANSGANTNGSQFFIVHAKEVDEATMESMIKAGYPEEVIELYEENGGTPGLDFRHTVFGQVVEGMEVLDAIATVETGEADKPVEDVVIEKMTVVK; translated from the coding sequence GTGAAAAAATGGACGATGATAATGATGCTTGCTCTAATTCTTATTGTATCAGGTTGTGGGTCAAGTACAAATGATGAAAATGCAACTAGCAATAATTCAACAAATGAACAACAGTCTGAAGAAAATGCAGGACAAGAAACGGGAGATGGAGGAAATGCAGAAGAGGTGGAGGTTGGCGAATTTCAACAGTTTACAAACACTAGTGAAACCATCCGTACAGTGGAAATAGAAACAAACAAAGGTAAAATGGTCGTAAACCTTTATCCTGATGCAGCTCCAAAAGCGGTAGAGAACTTTGTTACACATGCAGAAGACGGCTACTATGATGGATTGACTTTCCATCGTGTCATTGAAGATTTCATGATTCAAGGCGGAGATCCTGAAGGTACAGGTATGGGTGGAGAGAGCATCTGGGGACAGCCGTTTGAAGACGAGTTCAGTCGAGAAATGCTGCACTTCAGAGGGGCTCTTTCCATGGCAAACTCTGGAGCGAATACAAACGGAAGTCAATTTTTCATTGTTCATGCTAAAGAGGTAGATGAGGCAACAATGGAATCCATGATCAAAGCAGGATACCCTGAAGAAGTTATTGAATTATATGAAGAGAATGGCGGAACACCTGGACTCGACTTTAGACATACAGTATTCGGACAAGTAGTGGAAGGCATGGAGGTGCTGGACGCCATTGCAACAGTGGAAACTGGAGAAGCGGACAAGCCGGTGGAAGATGTCGTGATTGAGAAAATGACCGTAGTAAAATAA
- a CDS encoding kinase-associated lipoprotein B codes for MMEKIEVGSIVTGIYKTGKYIGEVTDIRPMHYLVKVKAVLKHPQQGDLHAPKEADVPLFHERRALSFHEQTNIPKNMVKPYEGEVLDYKESLKIALHAATQALENDDSLWAKRSMENFSILKKDYKSS; via the coding sequence ATGATGGAGAAAATAGAGGTTGGCAGCATCGTAACCGGGATTTATAAAACTGGAAAATATATTGGGGAAGTAACAGATATTCGCCCTATGCACTATTTGGTTAAAGTAAAAGCAGTATTGAAGCATCCGCAGCAAGGAGATCTACATGCACCTAAAGAAGCAGACGTTCCGCTTTTTCATGAGCGTCGGGCACTGTCATTCCATGAACAGACCAACATTCCAAAAAATATGGTGAAACCATATGAAGGAGAAGTCCTTGATTACAAGGAATCATTGAAAATAGCGCTTCATGCAGCCACTCAAGCACTCGAAAATGACGACAGTCTTTGGGCGAAAAGAAGCATGGAAAACTTTTCAATCCTAAAAAAAGACTATAAATCATCCTGA
- the kapD gene encoding 3'-5' exonuclease KapD, producing the protein MKVTPLHLFIDFEFTMPENRNYPKKFFPEIIEAGIVAVEKDKIIQQYSNYIRPSAFPTLTNRCKSFLNISQRDVHNGASFVELIDVLNSYNVQERGTVVTWGNMDMKVLRNNCEYHGVPFPLTCKHVDLSMEYKKFFGDQNQTGLWKAVQEYGKEGTGKHHRALDDALTTFNIFRLVEKDKSYLAKPEPTTIGDRIDLSKIINKYAL; encoded by the coding sequence ATGAAGGTTACACCGTTACACCTTTTTATCGATTTTGAATTTACCATGCCGGAAAATAGAAATTATCCAAAAAAATTCTTCCCCGAAATCATTGAAGCTGGAATTGTTGCAGTGGAAAAAGATAAAATAATCCAGCAATACTCGAACTATATTCGTCCATCCGCATTTCCAACCTTAACAAACAGATGCAAATCCTTCTTGAACATTTCTCAAAGGGATGTCCATAACGGTGCAAGTTTTGTGGAATTGATCGATGTTTTGAACTCATATAACGTCCAAGAGAGGGGCACGGTCGTAACATGGGGGAATATGGACATGAAGGTATTAAGGAACAATTGTGAGTATCACGGAGTACCCTTTCCATTGACGTGCAAGCATGTTGATCTTTCGATGGAATACAAAAAGTTCTTTGGTGACCAAAATCAAACAGGTTTATGGAAAGCAGTGCAAGAATACGGGAAGGAAGGAACAGGTAAACACCATCGGGCCCTTGATGATGCGCTGACGACATTTAATATCTTTCGCCTCGTTGAAAAGGATAAAAGTTACCTCGCAAAACCGGAACCTACTACGATCGGGGACCGAATAGACCTTTCGAAAATAATAAACAAATATGCCTTATAA